One genomic segment of Primulina tabacum isolate GXHZ01 chromosome 9, ASM2559414v2, whole genome shotgun sequence includes these proteins:
- the LOC142555625 gene encoding abscisic acid receptor PYL8-like: MVITANGDALTVVKEEFIKRHHKHEVGDDQCTSSLVKHIKAPLPLVWSLVRRFDQPQSYKPFVSRCIMQGDLKIGTVREVNVKSGLPATTSRERLELLDDEEHIFSMRIVGGDHRLKNYSSVITVHPEIIDGRPGTMAIESFVVDVPDGNTKDETCYFVEALIKCNLKSLADVSERLALQDRTEPVN; this comes from the exons ATGGTCATCACAGCAAACGGCGATGCGCTCACCGTTGTGAAGGAGGAGTTCATCAAGCGACACCACAAGCATGAAGTAGGCGATGACCAGTGCACTTCCTCCTTGGTCAAACACATCAAAGCTCCCCTGCCTCTT GTTTGGTCGCTGGTGAGGAGATTTGACCAGCCTCAGAGCTACAAGCCGTTTGTGAGTAGATGTATAATGCAGGGTGATTTGAAAATCGGAACTGTGAGAGAGGTGAATGTGAAGTCGGGACTTCCGGCGACTACGAGCAGGGAGAGGCTGGAGCTGTTGGACGATGAGGAGCACATTTTCAGTATGCGGATTGTCGGCGGTGATCATCGGCTCAAG AACTATTCTTCTGTCATCACTGTCCATCCCGAAATTATTGATGGGAGACCAGGGACTATGGCCATTGAGTCATTTGTAGTGGATGTGCCAGATGGGAATACTAAAGATGAAACATGCTACTTTGTTGAGGCCCTGATAAAGTGCAACCTCAAATCACTTGCTGATGTGTCCGAGCGTCTTGCTTTGCAGGATCGGACAGAACCCGTCAATTAA
- the LOC142555626 gene encoding uncharacterized protein LOC142555626 isoform X2, with protein MYEICGVSRFRSIIFMGMKINYCLVLIVLLAPVVLYRVAAESKVIDGTSDTKAKGNGNDSVTATINPVKNGKDVHSNGSDSSKQPELSEGVNDEQKKANDTASKDEQKQINGSDSKPDKGTEKVKHPVCDSSSNRCTDDDKTLVACLRVPGNESPERSLLIQNKGKGLLSVTISAPDLVHLEKNKIQVQEDEVTELNVPVKGVGYGQFIVLTAGHGDCRLDISDQSIHGNKKLGGDSESTFFNLTRQANLIAILFLGALAMTASVLMCVFLRRHFAKKAPKYQMLDMELPVSHGSKHEPAANEGWDDSWGDNWDDEEAPITPSFPVTPSHSAKGIASRKYSNVGWKD; from the exons ATGTATGAAATCTGCGGCGTCTCAAG GTTTAGATCAATAATCTTTATGGGGATGAAGATAAATTATTGTCTTGTGCTGATTGTGCTTCTGGCTCCGGTTGTTTTATATCGAGTTGCAGCGGAGTCAAAG GTTATTGATGGTACTTCTGATACAAAAGCAAAGGGTAACGGTAATGATAGTGTAACTGCGACAATCAATCCAGTAAAGAATGGTAAAGATGTTCACTCAAATGGGAGTGATTCGAGTAAACAACCTGAGTTGTCAGAAGGGGTGAATGATGAGCAAAAGAAGGCGAATGACACTGCTTCGAAAGATGAGCAGAAGCAGATCAATGGGTCTGATTCGAAACCTGATAAGGGTACAGAAAAGGTTAAGCATCCGGTATGTGATTCATCGTCAAATAGATGCACTGATGATGATAAGACGCTTGTTGCTTGTCTGAGAGTTCCAGGGAATG AATCTCCAGAACGTTCACTTTTGATTCAAAACAAGGGAAAAGGCCTCCTCAGTGTGACAATATCAGCACCCGATTTGGTTCATCTAGAGAAGAACAAGATTCAAGTACAAGAAGATGAAGTCACTGAG CTCAATGTACCTGTCAAAGGTGTAGGATATGGCCAATTCATCGTGCTCACGGCGGGGCATGGTGATTGCCGTCTTGATATTAGTGATCAATCTATACATGGTAACAAAAAGCTTGGTGGTGACTCCGAGTCCACTTTCTTCAACCTCACTCGGCAAGCTAACTTGATTGCAATCCTGTTTTTGGGTGCATTAGCAATGACAGCATCAGTTTTGATGTGTGTCTTCTTGAGGCGGCATTTTGCAAAAAAAGCTCCCAAGTACCAAATGCTAGACATGGAGCTACCAGTTTCCCATGGCAGCAAACACGAGCCAGCTGCAAATGAGGGTTGGGACGACAGTTGGGGAGACAATTGGGATGACGAAGAAGCACCAATCACTCCATCATTTCCGGTAACTCCTAGCCACTCGGCCAAAGGCATTGCCTCAAGAAAGTATAGCAATGTTGGTTGGAAAGATTAA
- the LOC142555626 gene encoding uncharacterized protein LOC142555626 isoform X1: MYEICGVSRFRSIIFMGMKINYCLVLIVLLAPVVLYRVAAESKVVIDGTSDTKAKGNGNDSVTATINPVKNGKDVHSNGSDSSKQPELSEGVNDEQKKANDTASKDEQKQINGSDSKPDKGTEKVKHPVCDSSSNRCTDDDKTLVACLRVPGNESPERSLLIQNKGKGLLSVTISAPDLVHLEKNKIQVQEDEVTELNVPVKGVGYGQFIVLTAGHGDCRLDISDQSIHGNKKLGGDSESTFFNLTRQANLIAILFLGALAMTASVLMCVFLRRHFAKKAPKYQMLDMELPVSHGSKHEPAANEGWDDSWGDNWDDEEAPITPSFPVTPSHSAKGIASRKYSNVGWKD; the protein is encoded by the exons ATGTATGAAATCTGCGGCGTCTCAAG GTTTAGATCAATAATCTTTATGGGGATGAAGATAAATTATTGTCTTGTGCTGATTGTGCTTCTGGCTCCGGTTGTTTTATATCGAGTTGCAGCGGAGTCAAAGGTA GTTATTGATGGTACTTCTGATACAAAAGCAAAGGGTAACGGTAATGATAGTGTAACTGCGACAATCAATCCAGTAAAGAATGGTAAAGATGTTCACTCAAATGGGAGTGATTCGAGTAAACAACCTGAGTTGTCAGAAGGGGTGAATGATGAGCAAAAGAAGGCGAATGACACTGCTTCGAAAGATGAGCAGAAGCAGATCAATGGGTCTGATTCGAAACCTGATAAGGGTACAGAAAAGGTTAAGCATCCGGTATGTGATTCATCGTCAAATAGATGCACTGATGATGATAAGACGCTTGTTGCTTGTCTGAGAGTTCCAGGGAATG AATCTCCAGAACGTTCACTTTTGATTCAAAACAAGGGAAAAGGCCTCCTCAGTGTGACAATATCAGCACCCGATTTGGTTCATCTAGAGAAGAACAAGATTCAAGTACAAGAAGATGAAGTCACTGAG CTCAATGTACCTGTCAAAGGTGTAGGATATGGCCAATTCATCGTGCTCACGGCGGGGCATGGTGATTGCCGTCTTGATATTAGTGATCAATCTATACATGGTAACAAAAAGCTTGGTGGTGACTCCGAGTCCACTTTCTTCAACCTCACTCGGCAAGCTAACTTGATTGCAATCCTGTTTTTGGGTGCATTAGCAATGACAGCATCAGTTTTGATGTGTGTCTTCTTGAGGCGGCATTTTGCAAAAAAAGCTCCCAAGTACCAAATGCTAGACATGGAGCTACCAGTTTCCCATGGCAGCAAACACGAGCCAGCTGCAAATGAGGGTTGGGACGACAGTTGGGGAGACAATTGGGATGACGAAGAAGCACCAATCACTCCATCATTTCCGGTAACTCCTAGCCACTCGGCCAAAGGCATTGCCTCAAGAAAGTATAGCAATGTTGGTTGGAAAGATTAA
- the LOC142555626 gene encoding uncharacterized protein LOC142555626 isoform X4, translating into MGMKINYCLVLIVLLAPVVLYRVAAESKVIDGTSDTKAKGNGNDSVTATINPVKNGKDVHSNGSDSSKQPELSEGVNDEQKKANDTASKDEQKQINGSDSKPDKGTEKVKHPVCDSSSNRCTDDDKTLVACLRVPGNESPERSLLIQNKGKGLLSVTISAPDLVHLEKNKIQVQEDEVTELNVPVKGVGYGQFIVLTAGHGDCRLDISDQSIHGNKKLGGDSESTFFNLTRQANLIAILFLGALAMTASVLMCVFLRRHFAKKAPKYQMLDMELPVSHGSKHEPAANEGWDDSWGDNWDDEEAPITPSFPVTPSHSAKGIASRKYSNVGWKD; encoded by the exons ATGGGGATGAAGATAAATTATTGTCTTGTGCTGATTGTGCTTCTGGCTCCGGTTGTTTTATATCGAGTTGCAGCGGAGTCAAAG GTTATTGATGGTACTTCTGATACAAAAGCAAAGGGTAACGGTAATGATAGTGTAACTGCGACAATCAATCCAGTAAAGAATGGTAAAGATGTTCACTCAAATGGGAGTGATTCGAGTAAACAACCTGAGTTGTCAGAAGGGGTGAATGATGAGCAAAAGAAGGCGAATGACACTGCTTCGAAAGATGAGCAGAAGCAGATCAATGGGTCTGATTCGAAACCTGATAAGGGTACAGAAAAGGTTAAGCATCCGGTATGTGATTCATCGTCAAATAGATGCACTGATGATGATAAGACGCTTGTTGCTTGTCTGAGAGTTCCAGGGAATG AATCTCCAGAACGTTCACTTTTGATTCAAAACAAGGGAAAAGGCCTCCTCAGTGTGACAATATCAGCACCCGATTTGGTTCATCTAGAGAAGAACAAGATTCAAGTACAAGAAGATGAAGTCACTGAG CTCAATGTACCTGTCAAAGGTGTAGGATATGGCCAATTCATCGTGCTCACGGCGGGGCATGGTGATTGCCGTCTTGATATTAGTGATCAATCTATACATGGTAACAAAAAGCTTGGTGGTGACTCCGAGTCCACTTTCTTCAACCTCACTCGGCAAGCTAACTTGATTGCAATCCTGTTTTTGGGTGCATTAGCAATGACAGCATCAGTTTTGATGTGTGTCTTCTTGAGGCGGCATTTTGCAAAAAAAGCTCCCAAGTACCAAATGCTAGACATGGAGCTACCAGTTTCCCATGGCAGCAAACACGAGCCAGCTGCAAATGAGGGTTGGGACGACAGTTGGGGAGACAATTGGGATGACGAAGAAGCACCAATCACTCCATCATTTCCGGTAACTCCTAGCCACTCGGCCAAAGGCATTGCCTCAAGAAAGTATAGCAATGTTGGTTGGAAAGATTAA
- the LOC142555626 gene encoding uncharacterized protein LOC142555626 isoform X3, producing MGMKINYCLVLIVLLAPVVLYRVAAESKVVIDGTSDTKAKGNGNDSVTATINPVKNGKDVHSNGSDSSKQPELSEGVNDEQKKANDTASKDEQKQINGSDSKPDKGTEKVKHPVCDSSSNRCTDDDKTLVACLRVPGNESPERSLLIQNKGKGLLSVTISAPDLVHLEKNKIQVQEDEVTELNVPVKGVGYGQFIVLTAGHGDCRLDISDQSIHGNKKLGGDSESTFFNLTRQANLIAILFLGALAMTASVLMCVFLRRHFAKKAPKYQMLDMELPVSHGSKHEPAANEGWDDSWGDNWDDEEAPITPSFPVTPSHSAKGIASRKYSNVGWKD from the exons ATGGGGATGAAGATAAATTATTGTCTTGTGCTGATTGTGCTTCTGGCTCCGGTTGTTTTATATCGAGTTGCAGCGGAGTCAAAGGTA GTTATTGATGGTACTTCTGATACAAAAGCAAAGGGTAACGGTAATGATAGTGTAACTGCGACAATCAATCCAGTAAAGAATGGTAAAGATGTTCACTCAAATGGGAGTGATTCGAGTAAACAACCTGAGTTGTCAGAAGGGGTGAATGATGAGCAAAAGAAGGCGAATGACACTGCTTCGAAAGATGAGCAGAAGCAGATCAATGGGTCTGATTCGAAACCTGATAAGGGTACAGAAAAGGTTAAGCATCCGGTATGTGATTCATCGTCAAATAGATGCACTGATGATGATAAGACGCTTGTTGCTTGTCTGAGAGTTCCAGGGAATG AATCTCCAGAACGTTCACTTTTGATTCAAAACAAGGGAAAAGGCCTCCTCAGTGTGACAATATCAGCACCCGATTTGGTTCATCTAGAGAAGAACAAGATTCAAGTACAAGAAGATGAAGTCACTGAG CTCAATGTACCTGTCAAAGGTGTAGGATATGGCCAATTCATCGTGCTCACGGCGGGGCATGGTGATTGCCGTCTTGATATTAGTGATCAATCTATACATGGTAACAAAAAGCTTGGTGGTGACTCCGAGTCCACTTTCTTCAACCTCACTCGGCAAGCTAACTTGATTGCAATCCTGTTTTTGGGTGCATTAGCAATGACAGCATCAGTTTTGATGTGTGTCTTCTTGAGGCGGCATTTTGCAAAAAAAGCTCCCAAGTACCAAATGCTAGACATGGAGCTACCAGTTTCCCATGGCAGCAAACACGAGCCAGCTGCAAATGAGGGTTGGGACGACAGTTGGGGAGACAATTGGGATGACGAAGAAGCACCAATCACTCCATCATTTCCGGTAACTCCTAGCCACTCGGCCAAAGGCATTGCCTCAAGAAAGTATAGCAATGTTGGTTGGAAAGATTAA